The Brienomyrus brachyistius isolate T26 unplaced genomic scaffold, BBRACH_0.4 scaffold55, whole genome shotgun sequence genome includes a region encoding these proteins:
- the med1 gene encoding mediator of RNA polymerase II transcription subunit 1 isoform X1 yields the protein MAAVSTLSMQDGSPARELGIQTGSALAVGDRIKVEEGTEAEKQSRVNALLERLHAKYNTARPWQETSKVVRQAMEKRGVMNAAGHQLLLTCLETLQRALKVISLPSMTDRLESIARQNGLGSHLSPSGTECYITSDMFYVEVQLDTGGQLVDVKVAHHGENPASCPELVLHLRDKNFEEFSKHLKGLVNLYKLPGDNKLKTKMYLTLQSLELDLTKMMHMFRLATNANTLDTILYGSVGLLTARSGGHLLSLQCYVSPYDVFEEGTRALLNFTDSNVPRSLGISVSVTVEGTSSVYKLPIAPLITGSHPVDNKGTPSFSAVTNSNSVDLPACFFLKINRPTPCSLSFIQRMDTITGISVFETPPALAPLYELIVQSQLQDEGVGPLPSHAHTMRFYASLPGQQHCYFLNCDAPVQDGCCLQGALVSKIPFRHPAQVPALLDVIRHQAAYNTLIASCVKKTLIKDAFLSHLPFNLNIIQARIHKWRRLKMPHNFSPTDTPGLLQFEVCPLTDSSFSVSFQHPVNESLVCVVMDVTDSRQVSCKLYKGVSDALICTDDFITKVVQRCMSIPVTMRAIRRKAETIQADTPALSLIQETLEDMVKKNLPPCSPSYGMGSGGSGSNPMGLSGAGGGNTTTGGGSTGSSAGGGPSFTGPISSLFGMSRGTGSLSEGMGQQHQVQQQQTAHGDDFSKVTQNPILTSLLQITGSVGSSPTPQPPSSGPQPHQTPPPTSSPASNTKNHPMLMHLLKDNPSQDFSALYSSGPLERQNSSSESPRTDSLGGTGGGAKPKKKRMRGTEKSGVSGAAMGIKQQQQGGPMQHHHPTEDDFHRELFSMDVDATQNMFDVNLPGDGLDTPHSITPAPSQCGTPPAGPSMPYHAAAHTQAQSQQQPPPQPPPAGPNLTRMTRLSSSDSIGADINEILSDLPDQTAKGSAGGGASAHGQHHLSGEDAGPLGTPLRDSSSSGQGSAVFESDLFNAGSNENPFPDAADLIAEATTAATPTSDSSSTNFFPDTVDFNPDLLSTQSFHQSYFGDSSPSADGDLDLGKGFGGSQQNTPIGTPQNPTPHGRSSPDPPLKDAFDMNVVFGGAGGGGKPLLVPAPDLGDPHSGGGQSPHMMGLGGGGTGEFKGADLKSKQQQMMRGKDDGGCAGSSGLGGVVGGLSEGKQVKRSRTPSSESKSKDKPPKRKKMDPDSKSPSLSAGSRPYTPPSGAVGSGVPMSSGGSKSPGSSGRSQTPPGGATPPIPKITIQIPKCTLSGGKTSSHGGYTTSSSAGGSGGSMGGSSSSKSHHSHSSSSSSSSSGKVKSNKSEGSLGQSSSSKPSSSGGGGGAVGSQSKGSSQGINVGKPGSSPITKHGLSGMGSGGSGGGSGSKMKPQGGKPPGSLMNPNIKPNISPSHSRSGTSDKLSSPMKLQQSQVPVTPPSSKAKSPMGSGSGGSGGSKSSSGSGMSSQKQMSGSSSSSSSSSSSSSSSSSSSSSSSGTMSFSAASQSQYSGAGGGGGGSSSSNNNPNAKGKSPSRNKKPSLTAVIDKLKSVGGGGVGAEEGGEGGCGGGSGSGGGAGVSSNVGPPSSKHGMSSQSAEYMTKREKMEKEGKSKVLVSGSSGDKKPLDSKSGGAGSTGVAKIIISKPDGGSPSIKAKVTLQKPGEGTADAMRTQLPGLKASPLFSGSTPKHDRCSPSHSRSPGYTPLNPDSESESGSSSVAEKSHQNSPSSDDDQALRPLQTPHEYISSTPVSSGEKHKKHKKEKKKQKERERERDRERDKEKKKSSSSCSSSSHPLKPDSWSRSPISAPDPTLSMLGSDRPARPSPPYLHTEDDDLMDSALTGNLEPFK from the exons ATGGCGGCGGTGTCCACGCTTTCGATGCAGGACGGTAGCCCAGCAAGAGAACTTGGTATTCAGACTGGTAGTGCCCTAGCAGTCGGAGATAGAATAAAAGTAGAGGAGGGAACAG AAGCAGAGAAGCAGAGTCGGGTGAATGCCCTGCTGGAAAGGCTCCATGCTAAATACAATACTGCACGCCCATGGCAGGAAACCAGCAAGGTGGTTCGGCAGGCCATG GAGAAGCGTGGGGTGATGAATGCTGCTGGACATCAGCTGCTTCTCACATGCCTAGAGACGCTGCAGCGTGCACTGAAAG TGATCTCCCTACCCTCCATGACAGACCGTCTTGAGTCCATTGCTAGACAGAATGG GCTAGGCTCTCACCTCAGCCCCTCTGGGACGGAGTGCTACATCACATCAGACATGTTTTACGTCGAGGTGCAGCTAGATACGGGAGGACAGCTGGTAGATGTCAAGGTGGCGCATCATGGAGAGAATCCTGCG AGTTGCCCAGAGCTTGTCCTACACCTTCG AGATAAGAACTTTGAGGAATTCTCCAAACACCTCAAGGGTCTGGTCAACTTGTATAAACTCCCTGGAGACAA CAAGCTTAAGACAAAGATGTATCTGACCCTGCAGTCCCTGGAGCTGGACCTCACAAAGATGATGCACATGTTCAG GTTGGCCACAAATGCCAACACTCTGGACACCATCCTTTATGGAAGCGTCGGTCTCCTGACAGCTCGCAGTGGag GTCACCTGTTGTCATTACAATGCTATGTGTCACCATACGATGTCTTCGAGGAAGGGACGAGAGCTCTGCTGAATTTCACTGATTCCAATG TGCCTCGCTCCCTGGGCATCAGCGTGTCAGTGACAGTGGAAGGCACTTCCTCAGTGTACAAGCTGCCCATTGCCCCCCTGATCACTGGATCCCACCCTGtggacaacaaagg AACTCCTTCATTTTCTGCCGTTACCAACTCAAACTCTGTGGACCTACCAGCCTGCTTCTTCCTGAAGATCAATCGGCCCACTCCCTGCTCGCTGTCGTTCATACAACGCATGGACACCATCACAG GCATCTCTGTGTTTGAAACCCCTCCGGCCCTGGCTCCGCTGTATGAGCTCATTGTGCAGAGCCAGCTCCAGGATGAGGGTGTGGGCCCTTTGCCAAGCCATGCACACACCATGCGCTTCTACGCG TCTCTACCCGGCCAGCAGCACTGTTATTTCCTGAACTGTGACGCACCAGTCCAGGATGGGtgctgcctgcagggggcactggTGTCTAAGATTCCCTTCCGACACCCTGCACAGGTGCCAGCACTGCTGGATGTCATCCGACACCAGGCTGCGTACAACACACTCATTGCTAGCTGTGTCAAGAAGACACTTATCAAAGACG CATTTTTGAGTCATTTGCCGTTCAATCTGAATATCATCCAAGCGAGGATACACAAGTGGCGAAGGCTTAAAATGCCCCACAATTTTTCTCCCACTG ATACACCGGGGCTGCTGCAGTTTGAGGTCTGTCCGCTGACGGACTCCAGCTTTAGTGTATCCTTTCAGCACCCTGTTAACGAGTCTCTGGTTTGCG TGGTCATGGATGTGACTGACTCGAGGCAGGTATCCTGTAAGCTGTACAAAGGTGTCTCTGACGCCCTCATCTGCACAGATGACTTCATCACCAAGGTTGTCCAAAG GTGCATGTCCATCCCTGTCACCATGCGAGCCATCCGGCGCAAAGCAGAGACCATCCAGGCTGACACCCCCGCCCTGTCCTTGATCCAGGAGACTTTAGAGGACATGGTAAAGAAGAATCTGCCGCCCTGCAGCCCCAGTTATGGCATGGGTTCAGGAGGTAGCGGGAGCAACCCCATGGGCCTATCAGGGGCCGGAGGAGGGAACACGACTACTGGAGGTGGCAGCACGGGAAGCAGTGCTGGGGGAGGGCCCTCCTTTACAGGCCCAATCAGCTCACTGTTTGGCATGAGCAGGGGCACGGGCTCCCTGTCAGAGGGCATGGGCCAGCAGCATCAGGTACAGCAGCAGCAGACCGCTCATGGAGATGACTTCAGTAAAGTCACTCAGAACCCCATCCTGACAagcctgcttcagatcacaggcAGCGTGGGCTCCAGTCCCACCCCTCAGCCCCCCTCCTCTGGTCCCCAGCCCCACCAGACCCCACCCCCAACCTCCTCTCCTGCCAGCAACACAAAGAACCACCCCATGCTCATGCATCTGCTGAAGGATAACCCCTCCCAGGACTTCTCAGCCCTTTACAGTTCTGGACCTCTGGAGAGGCAGAACTCATCCTCGGAGTCACCTCGCACCGACAGcctggggggcactgggggaggCGCCAAGCCAAAGAAGAAGCGAATGAGGGGGACTGAGAAGAGTGGAGTGTCTGGGGCAGCTATGGGCatcaagcagcagcagcagggtgGGCCCATGCAGCACCACCACCCCACTGAGGATGACTTCCACCGCGAGCTTTTCTCTATGGATGTGGATGCCACCCAGAACATGTTTGACGTGAATCTGCCAGGGGATGGCCTGGATACTCCCCACAGCATAACACCAGCCCCCAGTCAATGTGGCACCCCCCCTGCAGGGCCCAGCATGCCATATCATGCCGCAGCCCACACCCAGGCCCAATCACAACAACAGCCGCCACCTCAGCCACCCCCCGCAGGCCCCAACCTGACCCGTATGACGCGCCTCTCCAGCTCTGACAGCATCGGTGCTGACATCAATGAGATCCTTTCGGACCTCCCCGACCAGACCGCGAAAGGATCGGCGGGTGGCGGGGCCAGCGCTCACGGTCAGCACCATCTGAGCGGGGAGGACGCAGGTCCGCTGGGCACTCCACTGAGGGACTCCTCTAGTTCGGGCCAGGGCAGTGCTGTCTTTGAGTCTGACTTGTTCAACGCAGGTAGCAATGAGAACCCATTCCCAGACGCTGCTGACCTCATTGCCGAGGCAACCACAGCAGCCACGCCCACCAGTGACTCCTCCTCCACTAACTTCTTCCCAGACACGGTGGACTTCAACCCTGACCTGCTGAGTACCCAGAGTTTCCACCAGTCCTACTTTGGGGACAGCTCCCCCAGTGCAGACGGGGACCTTGACCTGGGCAAGGGCTTTGGGGGCAGCCAGCAGAATACCCCTATAGGGACGCCCCAGAACCCAACTCCACATGGGCGCAGTAGCCCTGACCCCCCCCTCAAGGATGCCTTTGACATGAATGTCGTCTTTGGGGGTGCGGGTGGAGGAGGAAAGCCCCTGCTTGTGCCTGCCCCTGATCTGGGGGACCCACACTcgggaggggggcagagtccTCACATGATGGgcttgggtgggggtggaacTGGTGAATTTAAGGGTGCTGATTTGAAGAGCAAGCAACAGCAGATGATGCGAGGTAAAGATGATGGTGGCTGTGCTGGGAGTTCTGGCctggggggtgtggtggggggcCTGTCCGAAGGCAAGCAGGTCAAGCGGAGCCGCACCCCTTCCAGTGAGAGTAAGTCAAAAGATAAGCCCCCCAAGCGTAAGAAGATGGACCCTGACAGCAAGTCTCCATCTCTCAGTGCAGGCAGCCGGCCCTACACCCCACCCAGCGGGGCTGTGGGCTCTGGCGTGCCCATGAGCAGTGGAGGCTCCAAATCCCCCGGGAGCTCTGGGAGGTCACAGACTCCTCCAGGAGGCGCCACACCACCTATCCCCAAAATTACCATTCAGATTCCAAAATGCACCTTGTCAGGGGGCAAGACCTCCTCCCACGGAGGATACACAACCAGCAGCTCTGCTgggggcagtgggggcagcatgggtggaagcagcagcagcaaaagCCACCACTCTCACTCGTCATCCTCTTCATCGTCCTCGTCGGGCAAGGTGAAGAGCAACAAATCAGAGGGTTCTCTCGGTCAGAGCAGTAGCTCCAAACCAAGCAGcagcggggggggcgggggggctgtaGGCTCCCAGTCAAAGGGCTCCTCGCAGGGGATCAACGTTGGAAAGCCAGGCTCATCCCCGATAACTAAACATGGGCTATCTGGCATGGGGAGCGGGGGGAGCGGGGGAGGAAGTGGCAGCAAAATGAAACCTCAGGGAGGAAAGCCCCCAGGATCACTCATGAACCCAAACATCAAGCCCAACATCTCACCGTCGCATTCTCGCTCTGGCACCTCCGACAAGCTCTCCTCTCCCATGAAGCTGCAGCAGAGCCAGGTCCCCGTGACGCCACCATCCTCCAAGGCAAAGTCACCCATGGGCTCAGGCAGTGGGGGCTCTGGAGGCTCAAAGTCCTCCTCAGGAAGTGGAATGAGCTCCCAGAAGCAGATGAGTGGctcctcttccagctcctcatcatcatcatcatcatcatcatcatcctcttcttcGAGCTCTTCGTCTTCTGGCACCATGTCATTTTCTGCAGCTTCGCAGTCACAGTACAGTGGGGCTGGGGGAGGTGGtggtggcagcagcagcagcaacaacaacccCAATGCCAAAGGCAAGTCTCCGAGCCGCAACAAAAAGCCTTCCCTCACGGCCGTGATTGACAAGTTAAAGAgtgtgggagggggaggggtgggggctgaGGAAGGTGGCGAGGGAGGCTGTGGAGGTGGCAGTGGTTCTGGAGGAGGTGCGGGGGTTTCCTCAAATGTTGGTCCCCCATCCTCCAAGCATGGGATGTCCTCCCAAAGCGCAGAATACATGACTAAGcgggagaagatggagaaggagGGCAAATCCAAAGTGCTGGTGTCAGGGAGCTCAGGGGACAAGAAACCGCTGGATTCAAAAAGTGGGGGTGCTGGAAGCACCGGGGTGGCCAAGATCATAATCAGCAAGCCGGATGGGGGGTCTCCAAGCATCAAGGCCAAGGTAACCCTTCAGAAGCCTGGGGAGGGCACTGCTGATGCTATGCGCACCCAATTGCCAGGCCTCAAGGCTTCTCCCCTTTTCAGCGGCTCCACACCCAAGCATGACCGCTGCTCCCCCAGCCACAGCCGCTCTCCGGGGTACACTCCTCTGAACCCCGACAGCGAGAGTGAGTCTGGCAGCAGCTCTGTGGCCGAGAAGTCACACCAGAACAGCCCCAGCTCAGATGATGACCAGGCCTTGCGGCCCCTGCAGACTCCCCACGAGTACATCAGTTCCACTCCAGTCAGCTCAGGCGAGAAGCACAAGAAACACaagaaggagaagaagaagcagaaggaaagggagagagaacgGGACCGAGAGCGTGACAAAGAGAAAAAGAAGTCTTCCTCATCCTGCAGCTCATCATCACACCCACTCAAGCCTGATAGCTGGTCTCGCTCACCCATCTCGGCACCAGACCCAACACTTTCCATGCTAGGATCAGATCGTCCGGCCCGACCCAGCCCTCCCTATCTACACACCGAGGATGATGACCTCATGGACTCCGCCCTCACGGGTAACCTGGAACCCTTCAAATAA
- the med1 gene encoding mediator of RNA polymerase II transcription subunit 1 isoform X2, translated as MAAVSTLSMQDGSPARELGIQTGSALAVGDRIKVEEGTEAEKQSRVNALLERLHAKYNTARPWQETSKVVRQAMEKRGVMNAAGHQLLLTCLETLQRALKVISLPSMTDRLESIARQNGLGSHLSPSGTECYITSDMFYVEVQLDTGGQLVDVKVAHHGENPASCPELVLHLRDKNFEEFSKHLKGLVNLYKLPGDNKLKTKMYLTLQSLELDLTKMMHMFRLATNANTLDTILYGSVGLLTARSGGHLLSLQCYVSPYDVFEEGTRALLNFTDSNVPRSLGISVSVTVEGTSSVYKLPIAPLITGSHPVDNKGTPSFSAVTNSNSVDLPACFFLKINRPTPCSLSFIQRMDTITGISVFETPPALAPLYELIVQSQLQDEGVGPLPSHAHTMRFYASLPGQQHCYFLNCDAPVQDGCCLQGALVSKIPFRHPAQVPALLDVIRHQAAYNTLIASCVKKTLIKDDTPGLLQFEVCPLTDSSFSVSFQHPVNESLVCVVMDVTDSRQVSCKLYKGVSDALICTDDFITKVVQRCMSIPVTMRAIRRKAETIQADTPALSLIQETLEDMVKKNLPPCSPSYGMGSGGSGSNPMGLSGAGGGNTTTGGGSTGSSAGGGPSFTGPISSLFGMSRGTGSLSEGMGQQHQVQQQQTAHGDDFSKVTQNPILTSLLQITGSVGSSPTPQPPSSGPQPHQTPPPTSSPASNTKNHPMLMHLLKDNPSQDFSALYSSGPLERQNSSSESPRTDSLGGTGGGAKPKKKRMRGTEKSGVSGAAMGIKQQQQGGPMQHHHPTEDDFHRELFSMDVDATQNMFDVNLPGDGLDTPHSITPAPSQCGTPPAGPSMPYHAAAHTQAQSQQQPPPQPPPAGPNLTRMTRLSSSDSIGADINEILSDLPDQTAKGSAGGGASAHGQHHLSGEDAGPLGTPLRDSSSSGQGSAVFESDLFNAGSNENPFPDAADLIAEATTAATPTSDSSSTNFFPDTVDFNPDLLSTQSFHQSYFGDSSPSADGDLDLGKGFGGSQQNTPIGTPQNPTPHGRSSPDPPLKDAFDMNVVFGGAGGGGKPLLVPAPDLGDPHSGGGQSPHMMGLGGGGTGEFKGADLKSKQQQMMRGKDDGGCAGSSGLGGVVGGLSEGKQVKRSRTPSSESKSKDKPPKRKKMDPDSKSPSLSAGSRPYTPPSGAVGSGVPMSSGGSKSPGSSGRSQTPPGGATPPIPKITIQIPKCTLSGGKTSSHGGYTTSSSAGGSGGSMGGSSSSKSHHSHSSSSSSSSSGKVKSNKSEGSLGQSSSSKPSSSGGGGGAVGSQSKGSSQGINVGKPGSSPITKHGLSGMGSGGSGGGSGSKMKPQGGKPPGSLMNPNIKPNISPSHSRSGTSDKLSSPMKLQQSQVPVTPPSSKAKSPMGSGSGGSGGSKSSSGSGMSSQKQMSGSSSSSSSSSSSSSSSSSSSSSSSGTMSFSAASQSQYSGAGGGGGGSSSSNNNPNAKGKSPSRNKKPSLTAVIDKLKSVGGGGVGAEEGGEGGCGGGSGSGGGAGVSSNVGPPSSKHGMSSQSAEYMTKREKMEKEGKSKVLVSGSSGDKKPLDSKSGGAGSTGVAKIIISKPDGGSPSIKAKVTLQKPGEGTADAMRTQLPGLKASPLFSGSTPKHDRCSPSHSRSPGYTPLNPDSESESGSSSVAEKSHQNSPSSDDDQALRPLQTPHEYISSTPVSSGEKHKKHKKEKKKQKERERERDRERDKEKKKSSSSCSSSSHPLKPDSWSRSPISAPDPTLSMLGSDRPARPSPPYLHTEDDDLMDSALTGNLEPFK; from the exons ATGGCGGCGGTGTCCACGCTTTCGATGCAGGACGGTAGCCCAGCAAGAGAACTTGGTATTCAGACTGGTAGTGCCCTAGCAGTCGGAGATAGAATAAAAGTAGAGGAGGGAACAG AAGCAGAGAAGCAGAGTCGGGTGAATGCCCTGCTGGAAAGGCTCCATGCTAAATACAATACTGCACGCCCATGGCAGGAAACCAGCAAGGTGGTTCGGCAGGCCATG GAGAAGCGTGGGGTGATGAATGCTGCTGGACATCAGCTGCTTCTCACATGCCTAGAGACGCTGCAGCGTGCACTGAAAG TGATCTCCCTACCCTCCATGACAGACCGTCTTGAGTCCATTGCTAGACAGAATGG GCTAGGCTCTCACCTCAGCCCCTCTGGGACGGAGTGCTACATCACATCAGACATGTTTTACGTCGAGGTGCAGCTAGATACGGGAGGACAGCTGGTAGATGTCAAGGTGGCGCATCATGGAGAGAATCCTGCG AGTTGCCCAGAGCTTGTCCTACACCTTCG AGATAAGAACTTTGAGGAATTCTCCAAACACCTCAAGGGTCTGGTCAACTTGTATAAACTCCCTGGAGACAA CAAGCTTAAGACAAAGATGTATCTGACCCTGCAGTCCCTGGAGCTGGACCTCACAAAGATGATGCACATGTTCAG GTTGGCCACAAATGCCAACACTCTGGACACCATCCTTTATGGAAGCGTCGGTCTCCTGACAGCTCGCAGTGGag GTCACCTGTTGTCATTACAATGCTATGTGTCACCATACGATGTCTTCGAGGAAGGGACGAGAGCTCTGCTGAATTTCACTGATTCCAATG TGCCTCGCTCCCTGGGCATCAGCGTGTCAGTGACAGTGGAAGGCACTTCCTCAGTGTACAAGCTGCCCATTGCCCCCCTGATCACTGGATCCCACCCTGtggacaacaaagg AACTCCTTCATTTTCTGCCGTTACCAACTCAAACTCTGTGGACCTACCAGCCTGCTTCTTCCTGAAGATCAATCGGCCCACTCCCTGCTCGCTGTCGTTCATACAACGCATGGACACCATCACAG GCATCTCTGTGTTTGAAACCCCTCCGGCCCTGGCTCCGCTGTATGAGCTCATTGTGCAGAGCCAGCTCCAGGATGAGGGTGTGGGCCCTTTGCCAAGCCATGCACACACCATGCGCTTCTACGCG TCTCTACCCGGCCAGCAGCACTGTTATTTCCTGAACTGTGACGCACCAGTCCAGGATGGGtgctgcctgcagggggcactggTGTCTAAGATTCCCTTCCGACACCCTGCACAGGTGCCAGCACTGCTGGATGTCATCCGACACCAGGCTGCGTACAACACACTCATTGCTAGCTGTGTCAAGAAGACACTTATCAAAGACG ATACACCGGGGCTGCTGCAGTTTGAGGTCTGTCCGCTGACGGACTCCAGCTTTAGTGTATCCTTTCAGCACCCTGTTAACGAGTCTCTGGTTTGCG TGGTCATGGATGTGACTGACTCGAGGCAGGTATCCTGTAAGCTGTACAAAGGTGTCTCTGACGCCCTCATCTGCACAGATGACTTCATCACCAAGGTTGTCCAAAG GTGCATGTCCATCCCTGTCACCATGCGAGCCATCCGGCGCAAAGCAGAGACCATCCAGGCTGACACCCCCGCCCTGTCCTTGATCCAGGAGACTTTAGAGGACATGGTAAAGAAGAATCTGCCGCCCTGCAGCCCCAGTTATGGCATGGGTTCAGGAGGTAGCGGGAGCAACCCCATGGGCCTATCAGGGGCCGGAGGAGGGAACACGACTACTGGAGGTGGCAGCACGGGAAGCAGTGCTGGGGGAGGGCCCTCCTTTACAGGCCCAATCAGCTCACTGTTTGGCATGAGCAGGGGCACGGGCTCCCTGTCAGAGGGCATGGGCCAGCAGCATCAGGTACAGCAGCAGCAGACCGCTCATGGAGATGACTTCAGTAAAGTCACTCAGAACCCCATCCTGACAagcctgcttcagatcacaggcAGCGTGGGCTCCAGTCCCACCCCTCAGCCCCCCTCCTCTGGTCCCCAGCCCCACCAGACCCCACCCCCAACCTCCTCTCCTGCCAGCAACACAAAGAACCACCCCATGCTCATGCATCTGCTGAAGGATAACCCCTCCCAGGACTTCTCAGCCCTTTACAGTTCTGGACCTCTGGAGAGGCAGAACTCATCCTCGGAGTCACCTCGCACCGACAGcctggggggcactgggggaggCGCCAAGCCAAAGAAGAAGCGAATGAGGGGGACTGAGAAGAGTGGAGTGTCTGGGGCAGCTATGGGCatcaagcagcagcagcagggtgGGCCCATGCAGCACCACCACCCCACTGAGGATGACTTCCACCGCGAGCTTTTCTCTATGGATGTGGATGCCACCCAGAACATGTTTGACGTGAATCTGCCAGGGGATGGCCTGGATACTCCCCACAGCATAACACCAGCCCCCAGTCAATGTGGCACCCCCCCTGCAGGGCCCAGCATGCCATATCATGCCGCAGCCCACACCCAGGCCCAATCACAACAACAGCCGCCACCTCAGCCACCCCCCGCAGGCCCCAACCTGACCCGTATGACGCGCCTCTCCAGCTCTGACAGCATCGGTGCTGACATCAATGAGATCCTTTCGGACCTCCCCGACCAGACCGCGAAAGGATCGGCGGGTGGCGGGGCCAGCGCTCACGGTCAGCACCATCTGAGCGGGGAGGACGCAGGTCCGCTGGGCACTCCACTGAGGGACTCCTCTAGTTCGGGCCAGGGCAGTGCTGTCTTTGAGTCTGACTTGTTCAACGCAGGTAGCAATGAGAACCCATTCCCAGACGCTGCTGACCTCATTGCCGAGGCAACCACAGCAGCCACGCCCACCAGTGACTCCTCCTCCACTAACTTCTTCCCAGACACGGTGGACTTCAACCCTGACCTGCTGAGTACCCAGAGTTTCCACCAGTCCTACTTTGGGGACAGCTCCCCCAGTGCAGACGGGGACCTTGACCTGGGCAAGGGCTTTGGGGGCAGCCAGCAGAATACCCCTATAGGGACGCCCCAGAACCCAACTCCACATGGGCGCAGTAGCCCTGACCCCCCCCTCAAGGATGCCTTTGACATGAATGTCGTCTTTGGGGGTGCGGGTGGAGGAGGAAAGCCCCTGCTTGTGCCTGCCCCTGATCTGGGGGACCCACACTcgggaggggggcagagtccTCACATGATGGgcttgggtgggggtggaacTGGTGAATTTAAGGGTGCTGATTTGAAGAGCAAGCAACAGCAGATGATGCGAGGTAAAGATGATGGTGGCTGTGCTGGGAGTTCTGGCctggggggtgtggtggggggcCTGTCCGAAGGCAAGCAGGTCAAGCGGAGCCGCACCCCTTCCAGTGAGAGTAAGTCAAAAGATAAGCCCCCCAAGCGTAAGAAGATGGACCCTGACAGCAAGTCTCCATCTCTCAGTGCAGGCAGCCGGCCCTACACCCCACCCAGCGGGGCTGTGGGCTCTGGCGTGCCCATGAGCAGTGGAGGCTCCAAATCCCCCGGGAGCTCTGGGAGGTCACAGACTCCTCCAGGAGGCGCCACACCACCTATCCCCAAAATTACCATTCAGATTCCAAAATGCACCTTGTCAGGGGGCAAGACCTCCTCCCACGGAGGATACACAACCAGCAGCTCTGCTgggggcagtgggggcagcatgggtggaagcagcagcagcaaaagCCACCACTCTCACTCGTCATCCTCTTCATCGTCCTCGTCGGGCAAGGTGAAGAGCAACAAATCAGAGGGTTCTCTCGGTCAGAGCAGTAGCTCCAAACCAAGCAGcagcggggggggcgggggggctgtaGGCTCCCAGTCAAAGGGCTCCTCGCAGGGGATCAACGTTGGAAAGCCAGGCTCATCCCCGATAACTAAACATGGGCTATCTGGCATGGGGAGCGGGGGGAGCGGGGGAGGAAGTGGCAGCAAAATGAAACCTCAGGGAGGAAAGCCCCCAGGATCACTCATGAACCCAAACATCAAGCCCAACATCTCACCGTCGCATTCTCGCTCTGGCACCTCCGACAAGCTCTCCTCTCCCATGAAGCTGCAGCAGAGCCAGGTCCCCGTGACGCCACCATCCTCCAAGGCAAAGTCACCCATGGGCTCAGGCAGTGGGGGCTCTGGAGGCTCAAAGTCCTCCTCAGGAAGTGGAATGAGCTCCCAGAAGCAGATGAGTGGctcctcttccagctcctcatcatcatcatcatcatcatcatcatcctcttcttcGAGCTCTTCGTCTTCTGGCACCATGTCATTTTCTGCAGCTTCGCAGTCACAGTACAGTGGGGCTGGGGGAGGTGGtggtggcagcagcagcagcaacaacaacccCAATGCCAAAGGCAAGTCTCCGAGCCGCAACAAAAAGCCTTCCCTCACGGCCGTGATTGACAAGTTAAAGAgtgtgggagggggaggggtgggggctgaGGAAGGTGGCGAGGGAGGCTGTGGAGGTGGCAGTGGTTCTGGAGGAGGTGCGGGGGTTTCCTCAAATGTTGGTCCCCCATCCTCCAAGCATGGGATGTCCTCCCAAAGCGCAGAATACATGACTAAGcgggagaagatggagaaggagGGCAAATCCAAAGTGCTGGTGTCAGGGAGCTCAGGGGACAAGAAACCGCTGGATTCAAAAAGTGGGGGTGCTGGAAGCACCGGGGTGGCCAAGATCATAATCAGCAAGCCGGATGGGGGGTCTCCAAGCATCAAGGCCAAGGTAACCCTTCAGAAGCCTGGGGAGGGCACTGCTGATGCTATGCGCACCCAATTGCCAGGCCTCAAGGCTTCTCCCCTTTTCAGCGGCTCCACACCCAAGCATGACCGCTGCTCCCCCAGCCACAGCCGCTCTCCGGGGTACACTCCTCTGAACCCCGACAGCGAGAGTGAGTCTGGCAGCAGCTCTGTGGCCGAGAAGTCACACCAGAACAGCCCCAGCTCAGATGATGACCAGGCCTTGCGGCCCCTGCAGACTCCCCACGAGTACATCAGTTCCACTCCAGTCAGCTCAGGCGAGAAGCACAAGAAACACaagaaggagaagaagaagcagaaggaaagggagagagaacgGGACCGAGAGCGTGACAAAGAGAAAAAGAAGTCTTCCTCATCCTGCAGCTCATCATCACACCCACTCAAGCCTGATAGCTGGTCTCGCTCACCCATCTCGGCACCAGACCCAACACTTTCCATGCTAGGATCAGATCGTCCGGCCCGACCCAGCCCTCCCTATCTACACACCGAGGATGATGACCTCATGGACTCCGCCCTCACGGGTAACCTGGAACCCTTCAAATAA